ggcgacgatggcggcCAGCCTGTGGCGGGCCGTGATGGACAGCGTCAGcggatcctcctcctcctcctcccccacggCGCCCGacgcggcgtccggcggcgtcGAGTTCTGGCACGGGGCCGAGCGCGTGGGGTGGCTGAACAAGCAGGGGGAGTACATCAagacgtggcggcggcggtggttcgTGCTCAAGCAGGGGCGGCTCTTCTGGTTCAAGGACCCCGCCGTGACGCGGGCCTCCGTGCCCCGCGGCGTCATCCCCGTCGCCTCCTGCCTCACAGTCAAGGGCGCCGAGGACGTGCTCAACCGCCAGTTCGCCTTCGAGCTCTCCACCCCCGCCGAAACCATGTACTTCATCGCCGACtcggagaaggagaaggaggagtgGATCAACTCCATCGGCCGCTCCATCGTCCAGCACTCCAGCTccatcgccgacgccgaggTCGTCGACTACGACAGCCGCCCCAAGGCCACGACGCAGCCCAAGGACAGCGAAGAGAGCGAGCCGGCAGCGTAACATCCACGGTGACCCCTGTGACTCTCTCTCCATATGGCTCTTAATTGTAATATATGTACTTCCAGGTGATTGGGAGCTTGTGGCGACGTTCCTTTGTTTCCTCACTCTTGATTATATGTAAATTAACTATCAATGACTCGTGTCTGGTAATAATTGGTATTTTCGTGTATAGCTTGTTCTTTCAATACCTTACTACGAATTGATCTTGATACAACGTAATTTACCAAGCAGTTGTTGCTTGTATAGTTTTTTTGCAGTAGTGGCGTTTGGAATTATTGGCTTCAATTTCAGAAATTACAACAGGTTTTAATCATCCATTCCTCTGTTGCTTTTGTTGAGTTTGGATTGTTCGATTGAAATACATCTATATCAGTCACAGAAGATTGTTCCATAAATCCCTCTACATTTTTGTGTACATATTATAACTAGAGTCTTCCTGTAATGAAGTACCACCTAGCTGTCCAGCTCGAAGTTTTTGTCCTAGAAATAGAAACATTCATGTATGCAGGATTATGTTTGTCAACAATGAAGTAAAAGAACCCTATATATTTAGATGtctagagcaactccagcaatagcctTCATACCAAAGCCTCTAAAGATCAAATGGGGTTCTCTCTATTTGTTTAAGGGCCACAAAAATGTctccaactccagcaatagcccCCATGGATAGAGGGCTCCCTAGGGACTCCCCAGGAATGGAGGGTGGACGGGTAATTTGGAGGCCTCTCCAAAATGGGGAGTCAAGTAGAGGGCCTGCTGGAGTGCCTTTTTTTGCTTGGCCCTCTAAACTTGGAATAGGGGGCTGTTTAGAGGGTCTGCTGGAGTTGCTTTATGTGATCTGAAGTGGAAGTTTTGTGTCTGTGTATTGGAGTATGGAATGCTGAAGAGCCAACATGTGCTGTGTTTTTTAGTTGTGTACTCATGAAAATTATGCTTCATTAGTTACTACATAAGGAGGATGGATTCTCCAGTCTTAATCAACCATGCTTAAATGCCACCTGGTGCTAATATTGTAGTGATGCCTGCTATCTCATTATAGGGATCTAGGTTGTAG
This sequence is a window from Setaria italica strain Yugu1 chromosome III, Setaria_italica_v2.0, whole genome shotgun sequence. Protein-coding genes within it:
- the LOC101777409 gene encoding pleckstrin homology domain-containing protein 1 produces the protein MAASLWRAVMDSVSGSSSSSSPTAPDAASGGVEFWHGAERVGWLNKQGEYIKTWRRRWFVLKQGRLFWFKDPAVTRASVPRGVIPVASCLTVKGAEDVLNRQFAFELSTPAETMYFIADSEKEKEEWINSIGRSIVQHSSSIADAEVVDYDSRPKATTQPKDSEESEPAA